In Brienomyrus brachyistius isolate T26 unplaced genomic scaffold, BBRACH_0.4 scaffold44, whole genome shotgun sequence, the following are encoded in one genomic region:
- the LOC125722900 gene encoding proline-rich protein 36-like translates to MPRCFEAAVKFTLEHPALLMPVLSRSVPPLSLCLSISLPVPLSLCLSISLPVPLSLCLSISLPVPLSHCPPLSLPVPLSHCPPLSLPVPLYHCLSPSITACPPLSLSLHLTTCPALSLPVPLSYCLISLPVPLSHCLSISLPVPLSHCLSLSLIVLSLFLSPSLTVSPSHCLSPSITFCPCLTVSPSLYLSPSLTACPPLSLPVPLSHCLSISLPVPLSHCLSPSLTVSSHCLSPSLTVSPSHCLSRSLTACPCLSLSYLTFCPPLSLSLHLTACPPLSLSVPVSHCLSISLPVPLSHCLSPSLTVSPSHYLSRSLTACPPLSLSHLTACPPLSLSLHLTACPPLSLSVPVSHCLSISLPIPLSHCVSPSISACPPLTVSPSLYLSRSLPACPSLSLPVPLSHCLSISLPVPLSHCLSPSLTVSPSHCLSPSLTACPPLSLSLHLSTCPAFSLPVPVSHCLISLPVLLYHCLSPSLTVSSHCLSPSFTVHLTEILFFVCLFLSLPCSVTLSSSPHLLISLSPSLPLSLSPTFFLHLFQLLTPPKVQGS, encoded by the coding sequence ATGCCACGGTGCTTCGAGGCCGCTGTCAAATTTACACTTGAGCATCCAGCTTTATTAATGCCAGTGCTTAGCAGGTCTgtaccccctctctctctctgtctctccatctcactgcctgtccccctctctctctgtctctccatctcactgcctgtccccctctctctctgtctctccatctcactgcctgtccccctctctcactgtccccctctctcactgcctgtccccctctctcactgtccccctctctcactGCCTGTCCCCCTCTATCACTGCCTGTCCCCCTCTATCACTGCCTGCCCCCCTCTCTCACTGTCTCTCCATCTCACTACCTGTCCCGCTCTCTCACTGCCTGTCCCCCTCTCTTACTGTCTCATCTCACtgcctgtccccctctctcactGTCTCTCCATCTCACTGCCTGTCCCGCTCTCTCACTGCCTGTCCCTGTCTCTCATTGTCTTATCTCTctttctgtccccctctctcactGTCTCTCCATCTCACTGCCTGTCCCCCTCTATCACTTTCTGTCCCTGTCTCActgtctctccatctctctacctgtccccctctctcactGCCTGTCCCCCTCTATCACtgcctgtccccctctctcactGTCTCTCCATCTCACTACCTGTCCCGCTCTCTCACtgcctgtccccctctctcactGTCTCATCTCACtgcctgtccccctctctcactGTCTCTCCATCTCACTGCCTGTCCCGCTCTCTCACTGCCTGTCCCTGTCTCTCATTGTCTTATCTCActttctgtccccctctctcactGTCTCTCCATCTCACTGCCTGTCCCCCTCTATCACTTTCTGTCCCTGTCTCTCActgtctctccatctctctacctgtccccctctctcactgcctgtccccctctctcactGTCTCTCCATCTCACTACCTGTCCCGCTCTCTCACtgcctgtccccctctctcactGTCTCATCTCACtgcctgtccccctctctcactGTCTCTCCATCTCACTGCCTGTCCCCCTCTATCACTTTCTGTCCCTGTCTCTCACTGTCTCTCCATCTCACTGCCTATCCCGCTCTCTCACTGCGTGTCCCCCTCTATCTCTGCCTGTCCCCCTCTCActgtctctccatctctctaccTGTCCCGCTCTCTCCCTGCCTGTCCCTCTCTATCACtgcctgtccccctctctcactGTCTCTCCATCTCACTGCCTGTCCCGCTCTCTCACtgcctgtccccctctctcactGTCTCTCCATCTCACtgcctgtccccctctctcactgcctgtccccctctctcactGTCTCTCCATCTCAGTACCTGTCCCGCTTTCTCACTGCCTGTCCCTGTCTCTCACTGTCTCATCTCACTGCCTGTCCTCCTCTATCACtgcctgtccccctctctcactGTCTCATCTCACTGTTTGTCCCCCTCTTTCACTGTCCATCTCACTGAGATacttttttttgtctgtctATTCCTCTCTCTCCCTTGCTCTGTCACTCTCTCCTCTTCCCCTCATCTTctcatttctctctctccctctcttcctctctctctgtctcctacTTTCTTCCTCCATCTTTTCCAGctgctcaccccccccaaaGTGCAGGGCTCTTAA